The following proteins are co-located in the Polystyrenella longa genome:
- a CDS encoding competence/damage-inducible protein A yields the protein MHAEIIAIGSELTSGAKLDTNSQWLSQRLAEHGLVVRAHHTVADDIEELVRLLRSAAERSSLVLITGGLGPTLDDLTRQMMADMAGVDLEINEAALAHLQHLFSRRNITMPERNKVQALFPVGSKVVHNPIGTAPGIWMKADFPPHADIVALPGVPAEMKRMFVEEVLPHLPQGKRLIRHARVNCFGRGESTMEELLGELTARGRDPEVGITVHEATITLRINTSGETPEECEIKIQQTKELITTQLGYLVFGEEDQELEHIVVDLLNERHQTFATLELGTGGALANRIHDYMESPRCFAGGLIYPDMQRALTGLNNLGTESFSENPSLIEVAKAARDLMETDYLLAVSDWDRDMIESDDMVPDVSIVLIADGKEVEKNFTLGGDPGIYKGRVSKAILNQLRLHLLGVDADS from the coding sequence TCTGAACTGACTTCAGGAGCCAAGCTGGATACGAACAGTCAGTGGCTCAGTCAACGTTTGGCCGAACATGGCTTAGTCGTTCGCGCTCACCATACGGTCGCGGATGATATCGAAGAGCTGGTTCGGCTGTTACGGTCCGCTGCGGAACGTTCTTCGCTGGTGTTGATCACGGGGGGCCTGGGGCCAACATTGGACGATCTGACTCGTCAGATGATGGCTGACATGGCAGGCGTCGATCTGGAAATTAACGAGGCGGCTCTTGCTCACTTACAACATCTTTTTTCCCGCCGAAATATTACGATGCCGGAACGGAACAAGGTGCAGGCACTGTTTCCCGTCGGTAGCAAGGTTGTTCACAATCCTATCGGGACCGCGCCTGGTATCTGGATGAAGGCCGATTTTCCGCCCCATGCCGATATTGTCGCTCTACCCGGTGTGCCGGCCGAAATGAAACGCATGTTTGTGGAAGAAGTCTTACCCCATCTTCCCCAGGGGAAACGCCTGATTCGGCACGCTCGGGTGAACTGTTTCGGAAGAGGCGAGTCGACGATGGAAGAACTGCTGGGAGAATTGACGGCCCGGGGACGCGACCCGGAAGTCGGAATCACTGTTCATGAAGCGACCATCACCTTGCGGATCAATACGAGTGGAGAAACGCCGGAAGAATGCGAAATTAAAATCCAGCAGACCAAAGAATTGATTACGACTCAATTGGGATATCTCGTCTTTGGTGAAGAAGACCAGGAACTGGAACACATCGTCGTCGACCTGCTTAATGAACGACACCAAACATTTGCGACGCTTGAGTTGGGAACCGGGGGTGCTCTGGCCAACCGAATTCATGACTACATGGAGTCGCCTCGTTGTTTCGCCGGTGGGTTGATCTACCCCGATATGCAGCGGGCATTAACGGGATTGAATAACCTGGGAACAGAATCGTTCTCGGAGAATCCCTCGTTGATAGAGGTTGCCAAGGCTGCACGGGATTTGATGGAAACGGATTATCTGCTCGCCGTTTCTGACTGGGATCGGGATATGATTGAATCGGATGATATGGTGCCCGATGTTTCGATCGTGCTGATTGCAGATGGGAAAGAAGTCGAGAAGAACTTTACGCTTGGCGGTGACCCGGGGATTTATAAGGGACGTGTGAGTAAAGCAATTCTCAACCAGTTGCGATTGCATCTTCTTGGTGTGGATGCCGATTCCTGA